In Mustela lutreola isolate mMusLut2 chromosome 1, mMusLut2.pri, whole genome shotgun sequence, one genomic interval encodes:
- the CBR4 gene encoding 3-oxoacyl-[acyl-carrier-protein] reductase isoform X6 translates to MDKVCAVFGGSRGIGRAVAQLMAQKGYRLAIIARNLEVAKAAAGELGGDHLAFSCDVAKERDVQNTFEEMEKNLGRVNFLVNAAGINRDSLLVRTKTEDMISQLHTNLLGSMLTCKVALKTMIQQQRGSIVNVGSIIGLKGNSGQSVYSAGKGGLVGFSRALAKEVARKKIRVNVVAPDN, encoded by the exons ATGGACAAAGTTTGTGCTGTCTTCGGAGGCTCTAGAGGCATTGGGAGGGCAGTGGCCCAGCTAATGGCCCAAAAAGGCTACCGACTGGCCATCATCGCCAGAAATCTGGAAGTGGCCAAAGCCGCCGCCGGTGAGCTCGGCG GAGATCATTTAGCATTTAGCTGTGATGTTGCCAAAGAACGTGATGTTCAAAATACatttgaagagatggaaaaaaatttaGGTCGAGTTAATTTCTTGGTAAACGCAGCTGGAATTAACAG gGATAGCCTTTTAGTAAGAACAAAAACTGAAGATATGATATCTCAGCTTCATACTAACCTCTTGGGTTCCATGCTGACTTGTAAAGTTGCCTTGAAGACTATGATTCAACAGCAGAGAGGGTCTATTGTTAATGTAG gaagTATTATTGGTTTAAAAGGCAATTCTGGCCAGTCTGTGTACAGTGCAGGTAAAGGAGGACTAGTTGGATTTTCACGTGCTCTTGCTAAAGAAGtagcaagaaagaaaattagagtgAATGTAGTTGCACCAG
- the CBR4 gene encoding 3-oxoacyl-[acyl-carrier-protein] reductase isoform X5 produces the protein MDKVCAVFGGSRGIGRAVAQLMAQKGYRLAIIARNLEVAKAAAGELGGDHLAFSCDVAKERDVQNTFEEMEKNLGRVNFLVNAAGINRDSLLVRTKTEDMISQLHTNLLGSMLTCKVALKTMIQQQRGSIVNVGSIIGLKGNSGQSVYSAGKGGLVGFSRALAKEVARKKIRVNVVAPGFFL, from the exons ATGGACAAAGTTTGTGCTGTCTTCGGAGGCTCTAGAGGCATTGGGAGGGCAGTGGCCCAGCTAATGGCCCAAAAAGGCTACCGACTGGCCATCATCGCCAGAAATCTGGAAGTGGCCAAAGCCGCCGCCGGTGAGCTCGGCG GAGATCATTTAGCATTTAGCTGTGATGTTGCCAAAGAACGTGATGTTCAAAATACatttgaagagatggaaaaaaatttaGGTCGAGTTAATTTCTTGGTAAACGCAGCTGGAATTAACAG gGATAGCCTTTTAGTAAGAACAAAAACTGAAGATATGATATCTCAGCTTCATACTAACCTCTTGGGTTCCATGCTGACTTGTAAAGTTGCCTTGAAGACTATGATTCAACAGCAGAGAGGGTCTATTGTTAATGTAG gaagTATTATTGGTTTAAAAGGCAATTCTGGCCAGTCTGTGTACAGTGCAGGTAAAGGAGGACTAGTTGGATTTTCACGTGCTCTTGCTAAAGAAGtagcaagaaagaaaattagagtgAATGTAGTTGCACCAG
- the CBR4 gene encoding 3-oxoacyl-[acyl-carrier-protein] reductase isoform X4, whose translation MDKVCAVFGGSRGIGRAVAQLMAQKGYRLAIIARNLEVAKAAAGELGGDHLAFSCDVAKERDVQNTFEEMEKNLGRVNFLVNAAGINRDSLLVRTKTEDMISQLHTNLLGSMLTCKVALKTMIQQQRGSIVNVGSIIGLKGNSGQSVYSAGKGGLVGFSRALAKEVARKKIRVNVVAPVTVTGICLH comes from the exons ATGGACAAAGTTTGTGCTGTCTTCGGAGGCTCTAGAGGCATTGGGAGGGCAGTGGCCCAGCTAATGGCCCAAAAAGGCTACCGACTGGCCATCATCGCCAGAAATCTGGAAGTGGCCAAAGCCGCCGCCGGTGAGCTCGGCG GAGATCATTTAGCATTTAGCTGTGATGTTGCCAAAGAACGTGATGTTCAAAATACatttgaagagatggaaaaaaatttaGGTCGAGTTAATTTCTTGGTAAACGCAGCTGGAATTAACAG gGATAGCCTTTTAGTAAGAACAAAAACTGAAGATATGATATCTCAGCTTCATACTAACCTCTTGGGTTCCATGCTGACTTGTAAAGTTGCCTTGAAGACTATGATTCAACAGCAGAGAGGGTCTATTGTTAATGTAG gaagTATTATTGGTTTAAAAGGCAATTCTGGCCAGTCTGTGTACAGTGCAGGTAAAGGAGGACTAGTTGGATTTTCACGTGCTCTTGCTAAAGAAGtagcaagaaagaaaattagagtgAATGTAGTTGCACCAG